Part of the Nostoc sp. ATCC 53789 genome, CTGATTTTAGATCCAACCAACATCAATCAATGAGATGATAAATCGGCATAACCTAGCTTCCATAAGCTAGCTCAATTGAAGAAGAATTCAGAAGTCAGAATGAAGACGCGACGATCGAAGACTCGCTAACGCTTCGCTATCGTGGACTCGCTAACGCTGCGCTATCCACTCTTTCGTTCAAAATTCATTCTGTTAGCGGAAGCGGGGCGTTTAGCCCATTCTAGCTCCTGACTCCTGAATTCTGTTTCGATAATTTTGAATTTTCAATTTTTAATTTTTAATTATTATGACTCTCCTAATTGGTATTATCATGGGCAGCGATTCTGATTTGCCCACCATGAAAGACGCGATCGCAGTTTGTGACGAATTTGGCGTTGAAAGCGAAGTGGCGATCGTTTCTGCTCACCGTACTCCAGAACGGATGGTGCAATATGCTCAACTCGCACACCAACGCGGTATTAAAGTGATTATTGCCGGTGCCGGTGGTGCTGCCCATCTGCCTGGAATGGTAGCGTCTTTAACACCACTTCCTGTTATTGGTGTTCCTGTAGTCACCAGGAACTTACAAGGTGTAGATTCTTTGTATTCTATTTTACAAATGCCTGCGGGTATTCCTGTGGCAACAGTGGCGATCGGTAATGCCAAAAATGCCGGACTTTTAGCAGTACAAATTCTTGCAACTCATCAACCAGAATTGCTAGAAAAAGTGCAACAATATCGCCAAACCCTCTGTGAATCAGTAAATGCAAAGCAAGAAAAGCTAGAACGATTAGGCTATGAGCAATATTTACAGCAGATGTTTTAATAAAAATTAACACCAAAGCAATAGGGAGACAAGAAAGTCTTTCCCCGATGCCCAATACAACTCTTGGAGAGGCTGCACCCTAAGCGTAGCTATGCCGTAGGCTTTACGACTTCGCTCAGTACAAGTGCCCCATAACAAATGACAAATGACTAACCAAACTATTCGTGTTGTTGCCCATATTATTGCTTTGCCTAACAAAGTAGAAGATGTAAAAGCTGTACTGTTGGAACTCATTGAGCCAACCCGTCAGGAAGCAGGTGCGATAAAGTATGAACTTTTGCAAAACCAATACGACCCAACAGACTTTACTGTTGTAGAAGAGTGGACTTCTCATGAAGCCCTAAATGCTCATCTAGATTCGCCCCATTTCCAAGTGGGAGCAGCCAAACTAGAAGCTTTAGTGGCTGCCGCACCAGATATCCGCAAATACCATCTTTTGGCATAATGTCATATTGCTCACTTAAAGCAAATTCTTTATTTTTAGGGATCATTTGGAATATCTCAGCTTTCAATTCTAAGATGGAAGCGATCGCTCCAGAATCAAGTCAGCATTCTGAAGTATCTTGATCCTGAGGCCGTAGTCAAAAATTGAGAGCGACAACATCCATGTGTCAATTGCTCGGAATGAATTGCAATGTTCCAACGGATATTTGCTTTTCTTTTGAAGGGTTTTCTGCACGGGGAGGAAAAACGGATGATCATAGCGATGGTTGGGGCATTGCTTTCTTTGAAGGGAAGGGATGTCGGATGTTTTTAGATGCCCAACCTTCTGTTGCTTCTCCTGTCGCAGAGTTTGTGCGGAGTTATCCTATCCACTCAACCCATGTCATCGCCCATATCCGTAAAGCTACCCAGGGTGAAGTTGCCTTACACAACTGCCATCCTTTCCGCAGAGAATTGTGGGGTCAATATTGGGTGTTTGCCCACAATGGTAATTTGCCAGATTTTGATCCAGAAAATTTGGGATTTTATCAAGCCGTAGGTGATACAGATAGTGAAAAAGCATTCTGTCTGATGCTAGAAACATTGCGATCGCGCTTTCCTGATGGTAAACCTGACATCAAGAAACTGTACCCTGTACTCAAACAAATTAGTGATGCAATTGCAGAAAGAGGTATATTTAATTACTTATTATCTGATGGAGAACACTTTTTTGCTCATTGTTCAACTAACCTCAGCTACATTGTCCGTCAAGCGCCCTTTGCAGCTGCCCATTTAATCGATCAAGACATGACTGTAGATTTTCGGGAAGTGACTACCGAACGCGATCGCGTTGCTGTCATTGCTACTACTCCCCTGACTGACAACGAAGTTTGGACAAAAATTCAACCGGGAGAATTACTAGTTTTTCAGGATGGGCTACCACTGAAAATATGTATTTAGCTAAAAATGCGTCCTGTTGGCGAATTCAAAAATTCACCAAAAATTTTCCCATTTAGATAGTTTCTAGATGGGTTTTGTTTTTCATAGTAATATACGGGATGCGGGAAACTCAGTCTTTAATCTCACCAGGAGAGTCTAGTTAATTGGCTAAACAGCGACTCGACACACTATTAGTAGAGCTAAATTTATGTTCTTCTCGCGCCTTGGCACAAAGGTTAATTCAGGCGGGGGAAGTGACTGTTAATCAGCAGCTAGTTGATAAGCCTGGTACAGAAGTTGATATTGCGGCTCAAATAAATATTAAAGAGCGATCGCCTTTTGTTTCTAGAGGCGGTGAAAAACTCTCCAAAGCTTTGTCAGTATTTGCCATCCCTGTAAAAGATCGCATTTGTTTAGATGGTGGGATTTCTACAGGTGGTTTTACTGATTGTCTCTTGCAAGCTGGAGCAAAACAAGTTTACGGCATTGATGTTGGTTACGGACAAGTTGACTGGGGGCTGCGAAATGATTCGCGGGTGATTTTGCGAGAACGTACCAATTTACGCCAACTACGACCAGAGGAGTTATATAGCGAAAACGATCCGATTCCTGATTTGGCGGTGGTTGATGTATCGTTTATTTCTTTAACTAAGATTCTGCCTGCTTTGTGGCAACTAACTCAAGCTAACCGAGAAGCTGTATTGTTAGTCAAGCCACAGTTTGAAGTTGGCAGATCCCGTGTGGGTAAAAAAGGTGTTGTGCGAGATCCAAACGACCAAGCTGATGCTATTTTTCAGGTGTTGCAAGCAGCCCACGGATTAGGATGGAAATACAAAGGCTTAACTTGGTCGCCGATCACTGGCCCGGCTGGGAATATCGAATATCTTTTGTGGTTGGGAATGGAAAGTGAAATACCATTACCCGATTTAGAGGCAATTAAGCAAATAACGCAATCAGCAACAACTGATTTACGGAAAAGTTAAACGTCGTAGATTAGACATTCTACGGAAGCAGGATGGCGATCGCAATAGTTTTCTAAAGAGTTTTTCTTTGCTTTTGCTTGCTGCTGATCGGCTTTCTCTGCTTGCAATTCTTCCACAATGTCCCAGGCTACGGCACAACCCGCAGAATCGCTGCCATTTAGCTCACAAGTTGTACGAGCTTCAGTAATGGCTTCAGTAATGGCTTCTTCAAGATTTGCTACACCAGCAGTTTCAAATGAGTTTAGGGTAGTTGTCATGATCCTTTCACCTTTAATTTACGCAGATAGATATTAGGGGATGAGGATAGTTTTTTCTATAACCTTCTCCCTGTAACCTGTTTCCTCAATCTTGCATACCAAATTCGAAATGTCAGTCAATTGTCAGAAGAGCTTGATAGAAGTTCATAAACACTTGTAAACAGTAACAAATGCTTAACAAAAATTATTTATTCTCAATATTTTATGCCTAACTCTTGTCGCAAACGATACAGAATTGTATTTTGATCGACTTGAGAGAGAATTTCTTGAATTACGCTGCTAGCACCCAACTGTCCCCAAGTGCAGCCTTTTTCGAGATACACCTGAGCAGCTTTACCAACGGAGTATGCACCATAACCAGCAATACCAGCTTGAGCGATCGCACTGCCAGCAAAAGCACTAATATTGCTGGGATTGTCAGCACTGGTTATTGCAGCAGTAGTTTTACCTAAGCCCAAAATAAAACTACTACCTAGTTCCCCCAGTAGCAAGCCACCAGAACTAAATAAAATCGTTTTTAAAATTTTTCCGGCTTCATAGCTAGTCATCGGCAAACCATATAATCTAGCTAGAGCGCGAATTAAAGCTAAATCGGCAACAGTTCCGCCAAGGATATCTAAAAAGGCGATGGGATTGAGCATTACTGCCAAAGCTTTGTATTTGGTAAATTGCCAAATGATATTTTCAGCTTCTTGTTCGCGTAAGTCGATGGTTTTTTGAGCAATGGCGGCTTCTGCATCCCGTGCTTGGATAAGGGCATTTAAAGCCAGAAGCGATCGCCCTTCCCGATTCAGAATGTTCAGAATTGTCTCTTTGAGTTCGTCTACT contains:
- the purE gene encoding 5-(carboxyamino)imidazole ribonucleotide mutase; the protein is MTLLIGIIMGSDSDLPTMKDAIAVCDEFGVESEVAIVSAHRTPERMVQYAQLAHQRGIKVIIAGAGGAAHLPGMVASLTPLPVIGVPVVTRNLQGVDSLYSILQMPAGIPVATVAIGNAKNAGLLAVQILATHQPELLEKVQQYRQTLCESVNAKQEKLERLGYEQYLQQMF
- a CDS encoding putative quinol monooxygenase; this encodes MTNQTIRVVAHIIALPNKVEDVKAVLLELIEPTRQEAGAIKYELLQNQYDPTDFTVVEEWTSHEALNAHLDSPHFQVGAAKLEALVAAAPDIRKYHLLA
- a CDS encoding class II glutamine amidotransferase, encoding MCQLLGMNCNVPTDICFSFEGFSARGGKTDDHSDGWGIAFFEGKGCRMFLDAQPSVASPVAEFVRSYPIHSTHVIAHIRKATQGEVALHNCHPFRRELWGQYWVFAHNGNLPDFDPENLGFYQAVGDTDSEKAFCLMLETLRSRFPDGKPDIKKLYPVLKQISDAIAERGIFNYLLSDGEHFFAHCSTNLSYIVRQAPFAAAHLIDQDMTVDFREVTTERDRVAVIATTPLTDNEVWTKIQPGELLVFQDGLPLKICI
- a CDS encoding TlyA family RNA methyltransferase; amino-acid sequence: MAKQRLDTLLVELNLCSSRALAQRLIQAGEVTVNQQLVDKPGTEVDIAAQINIKERSPFVSRGGEKLSKALSVFAIPVKDRICLDGGISTGGFTDCLLQAGAKQVYGIDVGYGQVDWGLRNDSRVILRERTNLRQLRPEELYSENDPIPDLAVVDVSFISLTKILPALWQLTQANREAVLLVKPQFEVGRSRVGKKGVVRDPNDQADAIFQVLQAAHGLGWKYKGLTWSPITGPAGNIEYLLWLGMESEIPLPDLEAIKQITQSATTDLRKS
- a CDS encoding Calvin cycle protein CP12, which codes for MTTTLNSFETAGVANLEEAITEAITEARTTCELNGSDSAGCAVAWDIVEELQAEKADQQQAKAKKNSLENYCDRHPASVECLIYDV